In the genome of Vibrio sp. NTOU-M3, one region contains:
- a CDS encoding phosphoadenylyl-sulfate reductase, producing the protein MLDSIASRPKLAELLSLTKTEQILRLAQINAELETFTAQERVAWALENLEGQYAVSSSFGIQAAVMLHLVTQQQPDIPVILTDTGYLFPETYRFIDQLSEQLTLNLKVYRAAESAHWQEARYGKLWEQGIDGIEKYNKINKVEPMRRALDELEVGTWFSGLRREQSKSRASLPILSIQNGVFKFLPVIDWTNKDVHYYLDQHGLSYHPLWDEGYLSVGDTHTTKKWEPGMSEEETRFFGLKRECGLHEDDREQDGSGI; encoded by the coding sequence ATGCTTGATTCTATTGCCTCCAGACCGAAGCTAGCAGAGCTACTTTCATTAACTAAGACGGAGCAAATCCTCCGTCTTGCACAAATTAATGCGGAGTTGGAAACATTTACAGCCCAAGAACGTGTTGCTTGGGCGTTAGAAAATCTAGAAGGGCAATATGCGGTTTCATCGAGTTTTGGTATTCAAGCTGCGGTGATGTTGCATTTAGTTACTCAGCAACAACCTGACATTCCAGTCATTCTCACTGATACTGGGTATTTGTTTCCAGAAACATATCGCTTCATTGATCAGCTCAGTGAACAACTCACTCTGAATTTAAAAGTTTACCGTGCGGCTGAAAGTGCTCATTGGCAAGAGGCGCGTTATGGGAAACTGTGGGAGCAAGGTATAGATGGAATCGAAAAGTACAACAAGATAAATAAAGTAGAGCCTATGCGCAGAGCTCTAGATGAATTAGAAGTTGGTACTTGGTTCTCGGGCTTACGTCGTGAGCAATCCAAATCAAGAGCGAGTTTGCCGATTCTCTCTATTCAAAATGGTGTATTCAAGTTTTTACCTGTTATTGATTGGACCAACAAAGACGTACATTACTATTTAGATCAGCACGGACTCTCTTATCATCCACTTTGGGATGAAGGTTACCTTTCCGTTGGTGATACTCATACAACGAAAAAGTGGGAACCCGGTATGAGTGAAGAAGAAACTCGCTTCTTTGGTTTAAAGCGTGAGTGTGGACTTCATGAAGATGATAGAGAGCAAGATGGTTCGGGAATCTGA